One segment of Panicum virgatum strain AP13 chromosome 1K, P.virgatum_v5, whole genome shotgun sequence DNA contains the following:
- the LOC120642427 gene encoding E3 ubiquitin-protein ligase ATL31-like encodes MPTPRHGRALLAALLASALAAASAQPSRPGVYDDYMSGQRVHVSTAMIVLLAAVIAVFVFIAFFTVYLRHCTGYAFRRDDDRAAAPNFDAFISRSRRQRRPRGLDAAVVEAFPTMKYAEARALRVGKGGALECAVCLSEFEDEERLRLLPKCSHAFHPECIGEWLASHVTCPVCRCNLDPNKDTSSDEDASFPSIPVASSISSETAVARMGDGPLPVAVVIDVVTEEEEEERRQEALELQQIGTQRRAMRSRSGCRTAAPTQLARSHSTGHSLALRLDRDLERFTLRLPEHVRREIVAAGEHSSQLRRGRRAGEGSSRGGLSGPLGRAGRWQSLLARTFSGKLSFFSASRMTVSSDRGEVSSTSSTRLRGKRVAAVDAADVPTTSVRLDRIGGSASGAKAGAASREVAAAAVDEEKARGCAAASDVEREQQI; translated from the coding sequence ATGCCCAcgcctcgccatggccgtgcgctgctcgccgcgctgctcgcgtccgcgctcgccgcggccagCGCGCAGCCCTCGCGGCCCGGCGTCTATGATGACTACATGTCCGGGCAGCGGGTGCACGTCAGCACGGCCATGATcgtgctcctcgccgccgtaaTCGCGGTGTTCGTCTTCATCGCCTTCTTCACCGTCTACCTCCGCCACTGCACCGGCTACGCGTTCAGGCGCGACgacgaccgcgccgccgcccccaacttcgacgccttcatctcgcgctcgcggaggcagcggcgcccCCGCGGGCTCGACGCCGCGGTGGTCGAGGCGTTCCCCACCATGAAGTACGCCGAGGCCAGGGCGCTGCGGGTCGGGAAGGGCGGCGCGCTCGAGTGCGCCGTCTGCCTCAGCGAGTTCGAGGACGAGGAGCGGCTCAGGCTGCTGCCCAAGTGCAGCCACGCCTTCCACCCGGAGTGCATCGGCGAGTGGCTCGCCAGCCACGTCACCTGCCCCGTCTGCCGCTGCAACCTCGACCCCAACAAGGATACCAGCAGCGACGAGGACGCGAGCTTCCCGTCGATTCCAGTAGCGAGCAGCATCTCCAGCGAAACAGCGGTTGCGCGGATGGGTGATGGCCCGCTACCGGTGGCCGTGGTGATCGATGTGGTaaccgaggaggaggaagaagagcggAGGCAGGAGGCGCTGGAGCTGCAGCAGATAGGGACCCAGCGGCGAGCCATGCGGTCGCGGTCGGGGTgccggacggcggcgccgacgcaGCTCGCCCGGTCGCACTCCACGGGCCACTCCCTCGCCCTCCGGCTCGACCGCGACCTGGAGCGGTTCACGCTGCGGCTGCCGGAGCACGTGCGCAGGGAGATtgttgccgccggcgagcacagCTCGCAGTTGCGGCGCGGGCGAAGAGCCGGGGAAGGAAGCAGCCGCGGTGGCCTCAGCGGTCCCCTCGGCCGGGCGGGCAGATGGCAATCGCTTCTTGCGAGGACCTTCTCCGGGAAGCTCTCGTTCTTTTCGGCGTCCAGGATGACGGTTAGCTCCGACAGGGGAGAAGTGTCTTCCACGTCGTCCACGAGGCTGAGAGGGAAGCGCGTGGCCGCCGTCGATGCCGCCGACGTTCCAACTACGAGCGTCCGCCTTGACCGCATTGGAGGCAGCGCGTCCGGTGCAAAAGCTGGCGCTGCGTCccgcgaggtggcggcggcggcggtcgacgaGGAGAAGGCGCGCGGTTGCGCAGCAGCTTCCGACGTAGAACGGGAACAGCAGATTTGA